One Rhodothermales bacterium genomic region harbors:
- the tssG gene encoding type VI secretion system baseplate subunit TssG, which translates to MTDDAPIAEPVPTPPPQAAGPAVPQRGIYADLFKTGYRFDFFQAVRLLEAYFPNAPEPGTSANPASERVHFRPYAATVFPSSDVRSVTLGEDGADVMVTFMGLYGVASPLPVYLYEDLATEAEDTFPLRDFLDIFNHRLYSYFYRAWKKYRPGGSAAGTRSGGTDRFLAIAGLGTPGALAGAPVSVARLAGFAGLLNRRVRNAEGLHTLLSAFTEGLPVEVVQNVPRRVRVADRPALGRGATAATLGGSALVGATVYDVGGKFRVALGPMGIQDFEAYLPGGPKAEALDWLVRLYAPDFLDFDVLLKLETQQVSALRLGDRNARLGENTWVGRGEAVLTERIVTYS; encoded by the coding sequence ATGACCGACGACGCCCCCATCGCTGAGCCTGTGCCGACGCCGCCTCCGCAGGCGGCCGGCCCCGCCGTGCCCCAACGCGGCATCTACGCCGACCTGTTCAAGACGGGCTATCGGTTCGACTTCTTCCAGGCCGTCCGCCTCCTCGAAGCCTACTTCCCCAACGCGCCAGAGCCCGGCACGAGCGCGAACCCGGCCTCCGAGCGCGTACACTTCCGCCCCTACGCCGCTACGGTGTTCCCCTCCTCCGACGTGCGCTCTGTGACGCTCGGCGAAGACGGGGCCGACGTGATGGTCACGTTCATGGGGCTCTACGGCGTCGCCTCGCCCCTCCCGGTCTACCTCTACGAAGACCTCGCGACGGAGGCCGAGGACACGTTCCCGCTCCGGGACTTCCTCGACATCTTCAACCACCGGCTCTACAGCTACTTCTACCGCGCGTGGAAGAAGTACCGCCCCGGCGGGAGCGCGGCCGGCACCCGCAGCGGCGGGACGGACCGCTTCCTCGCGATCGCCGGGCTCGGGACGCCGGGCGCGCTCGCCGGCGCGCCGGTCTCGGTCGCCCGCCTCGCCGGGTTCGCCGGGCTCCTCAACCGCCGCGTCCGCAACGCCGAGGGGCTGCACACCCTGCTCTCGGCCTTCACCGAAGGGCTGCCGGTTGAGGTCGTCCAGAACGTCCCGCGCCGCGTCCGCGTGGCCGACCGGCCCGCGCTCGGTCGCGGTGCCACCGCCGCGACGCTCGGCGGCTCGGCCCTCGTCGGCGCGACCGTCTACGACGTGGGCGGGAAGTTCCGCGTCGCCCTCGGCCCGATGGGCATCCAAGACTTCGAAGCCTACCTCCCCGGCGGACCGAAGGCTGAGGCGCTCGACTGGCTCGTCCGCCTCTACGCCCCCGACTTCCTCGACTTCGACGTGCTCCTCAAGCTCGAAACGCAGCAAGTGTCTGCCCTCCGTCTCGGCGACCGGAACGCCCGGCTCGGCGAGAACACGTGGGTGGGCCGCGGGGAAGCCGTCCTCACCGAACGCATCGTCACCTACTCCTAA
- the tssI gene encoding type VI secretion system tip protein TssI/VgrG, with protein sequence MAPLAANTARFSFSTAQLAEGKLDVVSFVGHEAISQPFHFTLDLLADNPSVPFSDVVDQPATLVMEGNEGVRSVHGVVAHFEQGGKVGDYYRYQAVLVPRLWRLSLTHQSRIFQEMSVPDIVERVLKEDGFSPSDVEFRLSGSYPPREYCTQYQETDLAFVSRLLEHEGLCYFFEQDDSRELLVITDDRSHHPPIDGDNTVAYRTMSGMAQPHEETIQEFLFREHLVTGKVILKDHNYRTPEEDLRVESQISDELPGVYYEYGPHYQDVTEGKRLARIRNQEIECRRRIAQGEGTCARLASGHTFKLDQHYRLDLNHDYLITEVRHYGSQRNLVSMQAGEGTELPYRNAFTAIPASVPFRPSRVTPEPTLPGVMTAKVETGGGAYAHLDDQGRYHAKMDFDLGDAGDGTASLPIPMNQPYSGPGFGIHFPNHAGTEMIWACLNGDVDRPFALGTLPNPSHTSPSTVDNPEQNVIRTWGLNELTFDDKQGAENIYMLATKDHTVEVTNDETITVGHDQALSVGNNQEISVGVNRDKTVGSNQSETVGANKTINVGGNHNETIGGNMTQTVGASKSENVAVAKSLAVGAAYQVTVGAAMNETVGGAKMEEVGALKSESVGGNKSESIGGSKSVSVGKSLSVDVGDSQTVQIAKDLSVEVGGKHTEEIAKEWVVSAKKIQFTAQDEIVLKTGKAEIIMKKNGDITIKGKKIEVKGSGDVVLKGSKIKQN encoded by the coding sequence ATGGCACCGCTCGCAGCTAATACCGCTCGCTTCTCATTCTCTACGGCCCAACTCGCAGAGGGCAAGCTCGACGTCGTCTCGTTCGTCGGGCACGAGGCCATCTCGCAGCCGTTCCACTTCACATTGGATCTGCTCGCCGATAACCCGTCCGTTCCGTTCTCCGACGTCGTTGACCAGCCGGCGACGCTCGTGATGGAGGGGAACGAAGGGGTGCGGTCAGTCCACGGTGTCGTAGCGCATTTCGAGCAGGGTGGGAAGGTGGGGGACTACTATCGCTATCAGGCTGTGCTCGTCCCTCGGCTGTGGCGGCTCTCGCTGACCCACCAGAGCCGCATCTTTCAGGAGATGTCGGTGCCGGACATCGTCGAGCGCGTGCTGAAGGAGGACGGGTTCTCCCCGAGCGACGTCGAGTTCCGCCTCTCCGGCTCGTACCCGCCGCGCGAGTACTGCACGCAGTATCAGGAGACCGACCTCGCCTTCGTCTCCCGCCTCCTCGAACACGAGGGGCTGTGCTACTTCTTCGAGCAGGACGACAGCCGCGAGCTCCTCGTCATCACCGACGACCGGAGCCACCATCCGCCCATCGACGGCGATAACACGGTGGCGTACCGGACGATGTCCGGGATGGCGCAGCCCCACGAGGAGACGATTCAGGAGTTCCTCTTCCGCGAGCACCTCGTCACCGGCAAGGTCATCCTCAAGGACCACAACTACCGTACACCTGAGGAAGACCTCCGCGTCGAGTCCCAGATCAGCGACGAACTGCCCGGCGTCTACTACGAGTACGGTCCGCACTACCAGGACGTGACGGAGGGGAAGCGGCTCGCCCGCATCCGCAACCAGGAGATCGAGTGCCGTCGCCGGATCGCTCAGGGCGAGGGGACGTGCGCGCGGCTCGCGAGCGGTCACACCTTCAAGCTCGACCAGCACTACCGCCTCGACCTCAACCACGACTACCTCATCACCGAGGTCCGGCACTACGGCTCGCAGCGCAACCTCGTGAGCATGCAGGCGGGGGAGGGCACCGAGTTGCCGTACCGCAACGCATTCACCGCGATCCCGGCGAGTGTGCCGTTCCGACCCTCCCGGGTGACGCCGGAGCCCACGCTCCCCGGCGTGATGACGGCGAAGGTGGAGACCGGCGGCGGTGCCTACGCCCACCTCGACGACCAGGGCCGCTACCACGCCAAGATGGACTTCGATCTGGGCGACGCCGGGGACGGGACGGCCTCGCTGCCGATCCCGATGAACCAACCGTACTCCGGCCCGGGCTTCGGCATCCACTTCCCGAACCACGCCGGCACCGAGATGATCTGGGCCTGTCTCAACGGCGACGTGGACCGCCCGTTCGCCCTCGGCACCCTCCCCAATCCGTCCCACACATCGCCTTCGACGGTCGACAACCCGGAGCAGAACGTCATCCGAACCTGGGGCCTGAACGAACTGACGTTCGACGACAAGCAGGGGGCGGAGAACATCTACATGCTCGCCACCAAGGACCACACGGTCGAGGTGACGAACGACGAGACGATCACCGTCGGCCACGACCAGGCGCTCTCGGTCGGCAACAATCAGGAGATCAGCGTCGGGGTCAACCGGGACAAGACGGTCGGATCGAATCAGAGCGAGACGGTCGGCGCGAACAAGACGATCAACGTCGGTGGCAACCACAACGAAACGATCGGCGGCAACATGACGCAGACCGTCGGAGCGTCGAAGTCGGAGAACGTCGCCGTTGCGAAGTCGCTCGCGGTCGGGGCGGCGTATCAGGTGACGGTGGGCGCGGCGATGAACGAGACCGTCGGCGGAGCGAAGATGGAGGAAGTGGGCGCGCTGAAAAGCGAGTCTGTCGGAGGGAATAAGAGCGAGTCTATCGGTGGCTCGAAATCGGTGTCGGTGGGGAAGAGCCTCTCGGTCGACGTCGGCGACAGCCAGACGGTGCAGATCGCCAAAGACCTCAGCGTCGAGGTGGGCGGCAAGCACACCGAGGAGATCGCCAAAGAGTGGGTGGTGAGCGCGAAGAAGATCCAGTTCACGGCGCAGGACGAGATCGTATTGAAGACGGGCAAGGCCGAGATCATCATGAAGAAGAACGGCGACATCACCATCAAGGGCAAGAAGATTGAGGTGAAGGGGAGCGGCGATGTGGTCCTCAAGGGCAGCAAGATCAAACAGAACTGA
- a CDS encoding beta-ketoacyl synthase N-terminal-like domain-containing protein translates to MAATEDDRVAITGVGMVGALGHDAVTNCAAARAGLSRAEELDVLNFAGDERWGNEPVVGHTVARLAEGFVGIGKLVLLAETALRDAVGRAGLRPETSGETGLFVNFSDQYFERAVSERRPDSGGDGSPSSDDAALEASRADQRALVQRLTERNGWSASHGGAIHGGHAGFASALRDALHAIETGALDRALVGGVDACVDPRALVAAAACGVLKTAANPVGFMPGEAAGFVVLERARTARARGASADVLVASPALEREAYHRLAGEPPIGRALARAVAAALGASEAGGAAGFVVADLNGDPFRAQEWGYALVRLTERWRLGDRPLWLPAIAFGEVGAATGAVALCVAVRALQRGYAPGARALVALAGDDDRRAAFCVTASH, encoded by the coding sequence ATGGCCGCGACGGAAGACGATAGGGTGGCGATCACCGGCGTGGGCATGGTCGGGGCGCTCGGCCACGACGCCGTTACGAACTGCGCGGCGGCGCGGGCCGGGCTGTCGCGCGCGGAGGAACTCGACGTGCTGAACTTCGCCGGCGACGAGCGGTGGGGCAACGAGCCGGTCGTCGGCCACACGGTCGCGCGGCTCGCCGAGGGCTTCGTGGGGATCGGCAAGCTGGTGCTCCTCGCGGAGACGGCCCTGCGCGACGCCGTGGGCCGGGCCGGTCTGCGCCCCGAGACGAGCGGCGAGACCGGGCTCTTCGTGAACTTCTCCGATCAGTATTTCGAACGCGCGGTGTCGGAGAGAAGACCCGACAGCGGGGGCGATGGCAGTCCTTCCTCTGACGACGCGGCGCTCGAAGCGAGCCGCGCCGATCAGCGTGCGCTCGTCCAGCGGCTTACAGAGCGGAACGGGTGGTCGGCGTCCCACGGCGGCGCGATCCACGGGGGGCACGCCGGTTTTGCGAGCGCGCTGCGCGACGCCCTCCACGCCATCGAAACCGGCGCGCTCGACCGAGCCCTCGTTGGTGGCGTCGATGCGTGCGTCGACCCCCGCGCTCTTGTCGCGGCGGCGGCGTGCGGCGTGCTGAAGACAGCCGCGAACCCCGTCGGCTTCATGCCGGGCGAGGCGGCGGGCTTCGTCGTTCTGGAGCGCGCCCGAACGGCTCGGGCACGCGGCGCTTCGGCCGATGTGCTCGTGGCGTCTCCGGCGCTGGAGCGCGAGGCGTACCACCGTCTCGCCGGGGAGCCGCCGATCGGGCGGGCGCTGGCCCGCGCAGTTGCGGCGGCGCTCGGCGCGTCCGAGGCCGGCGGGGCGGCGGGCTTCGTCGTCGCCGACCTCAACGGCGACCCCTTCCGGGCCCAAGAGTGGGGCTACGCGCTCGTGCGCCTCACCGAGCGGTGGCGCCTCGGCGACCGTCCGCTGTGGCTGCCGGCTATCGCGTTCGGCGAAGTCGGTGCGGCGACCGGGGCCGTCGCGCTCTGCGTGGCCGTGCGAGCGTTGCAGCGCGGGTACGCCCCCGGCGCCCGCGCCCTCGTCGCCCTCGCCGGCGACGACGACCGCCGCGCCGCCTTCTGCGTCACCGCGTCTCACTAA
- a CDS encoding DUF1629 domain-containing protein, translating into MAFAFWKTRTAPGTCTCTALQGFDEEHRIAYAQPVADRFPSDTSYKMSDERPNDIQLADAIANRDNYLLVSPALRAFLEAEGGARAEFLPTQILNHKGRVASDEYVIVNVLDVHDAIDLDRSEVKWNNIDPDKISWFDELVLDEERIPADCRMLRLQHFTNRLLVREDLADEIRNQGFTGVSFVATEGFTR; encoded by the coding sequence ATGGCATTCGCGTTCTGGAAAACGAGGACGGCACCCGGCACCTGCACGTGCACCGCGCTGCAGGGCTTCGACGAGGAGCACCGCATCGCCTACGCGCAGCCCGTCGCGGACCGCTTCCCCAGCGACACCTCGTACAAGATGAGCGACGAGCGGCCCAACGACATCCAACTCGCTGACGCCATCGCCAACCGCGACAACTACCTCCTCGTCTCGCCCGCACTCCGGGCCTTTCTCGAGGCCGAGGGAGGGGCGCGTGCGGAGTTCCTGCCCACGCAGATCCTCAACCACAAAGGCCGCGTCGCCTCCGACGAGTACGTCATCGTCAACGTCCTCGACGTGCACGACGCCATCGACCTCGACCGCTCCGAGGTGAAGTGGAACAACATCGATCCCGACAAGATCAGTTGGTTCGACGAGCTCGTGCTGGACGAAGAGCGGATCCCGGCGGACTGCCGGATGCTCCGCCTCCAGCACTTCACCAATCGCCTGCTGGTCCGCGAGGATCTGGCCGATGAGATCCGGAATCAAGGGTTCACCGGCGTCTCGTTCGTGGCGACCGAGGGGTTCACGCGGTAG
- a CDS encoding Imm49 family immunity protein: MDIRDVHTELILEAQFSFAAVTAERPVAERGGALEEVSSHFQGLALCHLLENADVALFRENLVRSGHARRYFLRRSRSEGNDEDRRLALSRTEAFLDAAAAADLPLAREIATLSVSTWNPGWEYEDDFCYYRILQTLVLEPDAAREPSLGALLVRFERALEGAASWRLALCEALVEREGPGFDEALRGFVEAEQEANDARRDALESYEFLFWPRSFVSVEALALLQLAALRGIETAEAYPLCPAIARLAPTEHRYRDLFAEIERLR; encoded by the coding sequence ATGGATATCCGGGACGTACACACTGAGTTGATCCTCGAAGCGCAGTTCAGCTTCGCGGCGGTGACGGCCGAGCGCCCGGTCGCGGAGCGGGGCGGGGCGCTGGAGGAGGTGTCGTCGCACTTCCAGGGCCTCGCCCTCTGCCATCTGCTGGAGAACGCCGACGTCGCGCTGTTCCGCGAGAACCTCGTGCGCAGCGGCCACGCGCGCCGCTACTTCCTCCGCCGCAGCCGATCGGAGGGGAACGACGAAGACCGGCGCCTCGCGCTGAGCCGGACGGAAGCTTTCCTCGACGCCGCCGCCGCCGCCGACCTCCCGCTCGCGCGCGAGATCGCGACGCTGTCCGTCTCGACGTGGAATCCGGGCTGGGAATACGAGGACGATTTCTGCTACTACCGCATCCTGCAGACCCTCGTCCTCGAACCGGATGCGGCGCGCGAGCCGTCACTCGGCGCGCTCCTCGTCCGGTTCGAGCGCGCGCTCGAAGGGGCCGCGTCGTGGCGGCTCGCGCTCTGCGAAGCGCTCGTGGAGCGAGAGGGGCCGGGCTTCGACGAAGCGCTCCGGGGCTTCGTCGAGGCCGAGCAGGAGGCGAACGACGCGCGGCGGGACGCGCTCGAATCCTACGAGTTTCTCTTCTGGCCGCGCAGCTTCGTCTCGGTCGAAGCGCTCGCGCTCCTCCAACTCGCCGCCCTGCGCGGTATCGAGACAGCGGAGGCGTACCCGCTGTGCCCCGCCATCGCCCGCCTCGCCCCGACGGAGCACCGGTACCGCGACCTCTTCGCGGAGATCGAACGACTCCGGTAG
- a CDS encoding DUF4150 domain-containing protein, whose protein sequence is MGVTVGVNQLSVVHKSSNGIAIAFPDVCKTPAPPAPPIPIPYPNIAKSGDTAKGSKKVTCDGNPICLKDSNFSTSVGDEPGTLKGLVSQKTKGKAEFVNFSFDVQVEGKNVARALDLMLHNDKNTPPFPLIQPPIISIPSDEKATCFHCGKPL, encoded by the coding sequence ATGGGAGTCACCGTAGGCGTCAACCAACTCTCCGTCGTCCACAAGTCGAGCAACGGCATCGCGATCGCGTTCCCGGACGTGTGCAAGACGCCCGCCCCGCCCGCGCCGCCGATCCCGATCCCGTACCCCAACATCGCGAAGTCCGGCGACACGGCGAAGGGGAGCAAAAAGGTGACGTGCGACGGCAACCCGATCTGCCTCAAGGATTCCAATTTCAGCACGAGCGTCGGCGACGAGCCGGGGACGCTCAAGGGCCTCGTCTCGCAGAAGACGAAGGGCAAGGCCGAGTTCGTCAACTTCAGCTTCGACGTGCAGGTGGAGGGGAAGAACGTGGCGCGCGCGCTCGACCTCATGCTGCACAACGACAAAAACACGCCGCCCTTCCCGCTCATCCAGCCGCCGATCATCAGCATCCCGAGCGATGAGAAGGCGACGTGCTTCCACTGTGGCAAACCGCTCTAG
- a CDS encoding DUF6484 domain-containing protein, with protein MEAKRQPEAGGPELLDAPLATASGLCLGTLVSAVPGAGLRVVYPGPHGWDPVEAHATVTVTPSDVGRQVVLAFPGDPRRPVVLGVLQPNPVRADDAEAQAAGTLPERARQVRVDGQTVEIEAERELVLRCGKSSITLRAGGEIVVKGMKIVSRARATNKIKGGNVLIN; from the coding sequence ATGGAAGCGAAACGACAGCCCGAGGCCGGTGGCCCGGAACTCCTCGATGCTCCGCTTGCCACGGCGAGCGGCCTCTGCCTCGGCACGCTGGTTAGCGCCGTGCCCGGCGCAGGGCTGCGGGTGGTCTACCCCGGCCCCCACGGCTGGGACCCCGTCGAGGCCCACGCGACCGTCACCGTGACGCCGAGCGATGTCGGGCGGCAGGTCGTACTCGCCTTTCCCGGCGACCCCCGGCGGCCGGTCGTCCTCGGCGTGCTCCAGCCGAACCCCGTGCGCGCCGACGACGCGGAAGCGCAGGCAGCCGGGACGCTCCCCGAGCGTGCGCGGCAGGTCCGCGTCGACGGGCAGACGGTGGAGATCGAAGCGGAGCGCGAGCTCGTGCTCCGGTGCGGGAAAAGCAGCATCACGCTTCGCGCCGGCGGCGAGATCGTCGTCAAGGGCATGAAGATCGTCAGCCGGGCGCGGGCGACGAACAAGATCAAAGGCGGCAACGTGCTCATCAACTGA
- the tssF gene encoding type VI secretion system baseplate subunit TssF encodes MSQRRYFDEEMRYLHEAGKAFARVHPEQARYLNIDSVTDRDPYVERLFEGFALLTGRIREQLDDELPQYTEALCEMLFPHFLRPIPSLAMVSFRGQAGRLRESVRLPRGTEVQSTPVGEGVTCRFVTTRDVVVQPFQLDDVALAWAPDGTSSVTLTLGLSAGVALTDLDLRSLRLYFHAEPATAAAMHYFFTRRVREVTVESGLPSWMTGEFARGAETETEALTLRGQEWIRPGGLDPSEALLPQSERSFSGLRLVQEMLCFRPKFWCVDVLGIDRFQPKSTPGALRITVRFDKAFPQPQRFGNEQIRLFTSPVINLFESDGEPIRVDHRSAEYRVVPDARHRTGVEVYEVRSVTGIEDMTGRRHEYRSLLSPERTVGGRTYTADTGRGFTDRYESTITLQGIAPTPDGQLPVETLSLELRCTNGTVPREHLRERSLAKLAAQTVRGIEVENFTQPTLIRYPPTDRQTDFYWMMLSHWSLNYQSAATPQALAGVLSLYDWTDSEVNKRQIEGIRAVRWAPKERVHRGAVLRGSEVTVELDETRFADIGGAALLGLVLSRFFAAYATINSFVHLTIVMLPSGERMTWAPETGEQPVL; translated from the coding sequence ATGAGCCAGCGACGCTACTTCGACGAGGAGATGCGCTACCTGCACGAGGCCGGGAAGGCATTCGCGCGCGTCCACCCCGAGCAGGCTCGCTACCTCAACATCGATAGCGTAACGGACCGCGATCCGTACGTCGAGCGGCTCTTCGAGGGGTTCGCCCTCCTCACCGGCCGCATCCGCGAGCAGCTCGACGACGAGCTGCCGCAGTACACCGAGGCGCTGTGCGAGATGCTCTTCCCGCACTTCCTCCGCCCGATCCCCTCGCTCGCGATGGTGTCCTTCCGCGGCCAGGCCGGGCGGCTCCGCGAGTCGGTCCGGCTGCCGCGCGGGACGGAGGTCCAGTCGACCCCCGTGGGCGAGGGCGTCACCTGCCGCTTCGTGACGACGCGCGACGTGGTCGTCCAGCCGTTCCAACTCGACGACGTCGCGCTCGCGTGGGCGCCCGACGGCACGTCGAGCGTGACGCTCACGCTTGGGCTCAGCGCGGGCGTGGCGCTCACGGACCTCGACCTCCGCTCGCTCCGGCTCTACTTCCACGCCGAGCCGGCGACGGCCGCGGCCATGCACTACTTCTTTACGCGCCGCGTGCGTGAGGTGACCGTGGAGTCCGGGCTTCCCAGTTGGATGACCGGCGAGTTCGCTCGCGGAGCCGAGACGGAGACGGAGGCGCTGACGCTGCGGGGGCAAGAGTGGATCCGGCCCGGCGGCCTCGACCCGAGCGAAGCCCTGCTGCCCCAGTCCGAACGGTCGTTCTCCGGGCTCCGGCTCGTACAGGAGATGCTCTGCTTCCGCCCGAAGTTCTGGTGCGTCGACGTGCTCGGCATCGACCGCTTCCAACCCAAATCCACCCCCGGCGCGCTCCGCATCACGGTCCGCTTCGACAAGGCGTTCCCGCAGCCGCAGCGCTTCGGGAACGAGCAAATCCGCCTATTCACGAGCCCCGTCATCAACCTGTTCGAGTCCGACGGCGAGCCCATCCGCGTGGACCACCGGAGCGCCGAGTACCGCGTCGTCCCCGATGCCCGCCACCGCACCGGCGTCGAGGTGTACGAGGTCCGGTCGGTGACGGGGATCGAGGACATGACGGGGCGGCGGCACGAGTACCGCTCCCTCCTCTCGCCCGAGCGCACGGTGGGAGGGCGGACGTACACCGCCGACACCGGCCGCGGCTTCACCGACCGGTACGAGTCGACGATCACGCTTCAGGGCATCGCCCCGACTCCGGACGGGCAGCTGCCCGTCGAGACGCTCTCGCTCGAGCTGCGCTGCACGAACGGGACGGTCCCGCGCGAGCACCTCCGTGAGCGCTCGCTCGCCAAGCTCGCCGCGCAGACGGTGCGCGGCATCGAGGTGGAGAACTTCACGCAGCCGACGCTCATCCGCTACCCGCCGACGGACCGGCAGACGGACTTCTACTGGATGATGCTCTCGCACTGGTCGTTGAACTACCAGTCGGCAGCGACGCCGCAGGCGCTCGCGGGCGTGCTCAGCCTCTACGACTGGACCGACTCCGAGGTGAACAAGCGGCAGATCGAGGGCATCCGCGCCGTGCGGTGGGCCCCGAAAGAGCGCGTCCACCGCGGCGCGGTGTTGCGCGGGAGCGAGGTCACCGTCGAGCTCGACGAGACGCGGTTCGCGGACATCGGCGGGGCGGCGCTTCTCGGCCTCGTGCTCAGCCGGTTCTTCGCCGCCTACGCCACGATCAACTCCTTCGTCCACCTCACGATCGTCATGCTGCCGTCGGGCGAGCGGATGACGTGGGCGCCCGAGACCGGCGAGCAGCCCGTGCTATGA
- a CDS encoding DUF2169 domain-containing protein: MAERGLTNDSPFEAQELFLADEDGRDLLAVVVKATYAIRPDAPLELAEEQVPIDLAGTYYGEPAESSARFEPEVAFVKPATDVVLVGYAYPDRAGARQVDVGFQVGAVRKTIRVFGDRRWVSRLGVVRPGDPTPFERMPLVWERAFGGWDWMAVDPADHGVERRNPVGIGYRKTVKGAHVEGAPLPNLEDPRALIGDPKDTPAPAGFGFVGPHWEPRARYAGTYDEAWRQTRMPLLPTDFDRRFFNAAPPDQIASGYLVGDESVVIANAAPTPWLKFRLPGEPPPRITVVQQTGSDLGLEARLDTVILDIEAMRVLLLWRAHTLVPAGPHGVAEIRVRPHEQSAHAVPAPVLIPVS, encoded by the coding sequence GTGGCAGAGCGAGGACTCACGAATGACAGCCCGTTCGAGGCGCAGGAACTCTTCCTCGCCGACGAGGACGGCCGCGACCTCCTCGCCGTCGTCGTGAAGGCGACGTACGCCATCCGGCCCGACGCGCCGCTCGAACTCGCCGAAGAGCAAGTGCCCATCGACCTCGCCGGCACGTACTACGGCGAGCCGGCCGAGTCGAGCGCACGCTTCGAGCCCGAGGTCGCGTTCGTCAAGCCGGCGACGGACGTCGTGCTCGTCGGCTACGCCTACCCGGACCGGGCAGGGGCACGACAGGTGGACGTGGGATTCCAAGTCGGGGCCGTTCGCAAAACGATCCGCGTCTTCGGAGATCGGCGGTGGGTCTCGCGGCTCGGCGTCGTGCGGCCCGGCGATCCGACGCCCTTCGAGCGGATGCCGCTGGTGTGGGAACGCGCGTTCGGCGGGTGGGACTGGATGGCCGTCGATCCGGCCGACCACGGCGTGGAGCGGCGCAACCCGGTCGGCATCGGCTACCGGAAGACGGTGAAAGGCGCGCACGTTGAAGGCGCGCCGCTACCGAACCTGGAGGACCCGCGCGCGCTCATCGGCGATCCGAAAGACACGCCGGCGCCGGCCGGGTTCGGTTTCGTCGGGCCGCACTGGGAGCCGCGCGCTCGCTACGCCGGGACGTACGACGAGGCGTGGCGGCAAACCCGGATGCCCCTCCTGCCGACGGACTTCGACCGCCGCTTTTTCAACGCCGCCCCGCCGGACCAGATCGCCTCCGGCTACCTCGTCGGCGACGAGTCCGTCGTGATCGCGAATGCGGCGCCGACGCCGTGGCTGAAGTTCCGCCTGCCCGGCGAGCCGCCGCCGCGCATCACCGTAGTCCAGCAAACGGGAAGCGACTTGGGGCTCGAAGCGCGGCTCGACACCGTGATCCTCGACATCGAGGCGATGCGGGTGCTGCTGCTGTGGCGGGCGCACACCCTCGTCCCGGCCGGGCCGCACGGCGTCGCCGAGATCCGCGTCCGGCCGCACGAGCAGTCGGCCCATGCCGTGCCTGCCCCCGTCCTCATCCCCGTCAGCTAG